One window of the Rhizorhabdus dicambivorans genome contains the following:
- a CDS encoding FadR/GntR family transcriptional regulator: MAQDNGHSDPGGPRRTMKTAEIVALDIVRDIVGRQLKPGDRLPLEAELLVQYGVSRSSLREALRLLETQGLIKIRPGPGAGTIVAEPSPRNLGRTMTLYFHLANVSYDELLRTWVLTEPLLAELAAQNPDKARRTELMSPYLGSTREGETIAISSGLSFHDAVAELADNKALSITYRAIGFIVSDHMLVHKDRTALEPFIIDEHADLARAIIDGNAKKAGKLMRDHVQHVSDDFTAYWPRKVGERVLWR, translated from the coding sequence ATGGCGCAAGACAATGGACATAGTGATCCGGGCGGCCCGCGCCGTACGATGAAGACGGCCGAGATCGTCGCGCTCGACATCGTGCGCGACATCGTCGGCCGGCAGCTCAAACCCGGCGACCGGCTGCCGCTCGAAGCGGAGCTGCTGGTGCAATATGGCGTCAGCCGCTCGTCGCTGCGCGAGGCACTGCGCCTGCTGGAGACCCAGGGACTGATCAAGATCCGCCCCGGCCCCGGCGCGGGAACGATCGTCGCCGAGCCGTCGCCCCGCAATCTCGGCCGGACGATGACGCTCTACTTCCACCTCGCCAATGTCAGCTATGACGAGCTGCTGCGCACCTGGGTGCTGACCGAGCCGTTGCTTGCCGAGCTCGCCGCCCAGAATCCGGACAAGGCGCGGCGTACGGAACTGATGTCGCCCTATCTCGGCTCGACCAGGGAAGGCGAGACGATCGCCATCTCGTCGGGGCTGAGCTTCCATGACGCGGTGGCCGAACTGGCCGACAACAAGGCGCTGTCGATTACCTATCGCGCGATCGGCTTCATCGTGTCGGACCACATGCTGGTCCACAAGGACCGCACCGCGCTGGAACCCTTCATCATCGACGAGCATGCCGATCTCGCCCGTGCGATCATCGACGGCAACGCGAAGAAGGCCGGCAAACTGATGCGCGACCATGTCCAGCATGTCTCGGACGATTTTACCGCCTACTGGCCGCGCAAGGTAGGCGAACGGGTGCTCTGGCGATAG
- a CDS encoding NAD-dependent succinate-semialdehyde dehydrogenase → MQSGQWKIEACPVAGRWIAGDQWIDVDNPATGETIGRVPALGAAETRLAIDAAEAAMVDWAAQTGKHRAAILRNFFDLMMAHQEELACLLTEEQGKPLAEARGEIAYAASFLEWFGEEAKRLYGDVVPSYASDKRLIVVKQPIGVVGCITPWNFPSAMITRKIGPALAAGCGVVLKPALQTPFSALALARLGEEAGLPAGLFNIVTGRATEIGRELTENPKVRKISFTGSTEVGAKLFAQSAPTIKKLSLELGGNAPFIVFDDADLDAAVQGAIMSKFRNAGQTCVCANRFYVQDGVYDAFIERFAAAAEALVIGDGADKATQVGPLIDQAAVEKVREHVADASAKGAKLVCGGPSDRGGRFYRPTIMRDVDSSMLVANEETFGPLAGVIRFSSEQDVIAQANATPFGLAAYFFARDLGRVWRVAEALETGIVGVNTGIISTELAPFGGVKQSGLGREGSRYGIEDYVEMKYICMGF, encoded by the coding sequence ATGCAGTCCGGACAATGGAAGATTGAAGCATGCCCCGTCGCAGGGCGGTGGATAGCGGGCGACCAGTGGATCGATGTCGACAATCCGGCGACGGGAGAGACAATCGGCCGCGTGCCGGCCCTGGGCGCCGCGGAAACCCGGCTCGCGATCGATGCGGCGGAGGCCGCGATGGTGGATTGGGCGGCCCAGACCGGCAAGCATCGCGCCGCGATCCTCCGCAATTTCTTTGACCTGATGATGGCCCACCAGGAGGAACTCGCATGCCTCCTGACCGAGGAACAGGGCAAGCCCCTTGCCGAGGCGCGGGGCGAAATCGCGTATGCGGCGTCCTTTCTCGAATGGTTCGGCGAGGAGGCCAAGCGCCTCTATGGCGATGTTGTCCCCTCCTACGCGTCCGACAAGCGGCTTATCGTCGTGAAGCAGCCGATCGGCGTGGTCGGGTGCATCACGCCGTGGAATTTCCCGAGCGCGATGATCACCCGCAAAATCGGCCCCGCCCTGGCCGCCGGGTGCGGCGTGGTATTGAAACCCGCGCTGCAGACGCCGTTCAGCGCCCTCGCGCTCGCGCGTCTGGGGGAAGAGGCCGGGCTGCCCGCCGGGCTGTTCAATATCGTGACCGGGCGAGCGACCGAGATCGGACGCGAGCTCACCGAAAATCCGAAAGTCCGGAAGATCAGCTTCACCGGGTCGACCGAGGTCGGCGCGAAACTCTTCGCCCAGTCAGCGCCCACCATCAAGAAGCTCAGCCTTGAACTGGGCGGCAATGCCCCCTTCATCGTCTTCGACGACGCCGATCTGGATGCCGCCGTCCAGGGGGCGATCATGTCCAAGTTCCGCAACGCGGGACAGACCTGCGTCTGCGCGAACCGCTTCTACGTGCAGGATGGGGTTTACGACGCCTTCATAGAGCGATTTGCCGCCGCCGCCGAAGCGTTGGTGATCGGCGACGGCGCCGACAAGGCTACCCAGGTCGGCCCGCTGATCGACCAGGCCGCCGTGGAGAAGGTTCGCGAGCATGTCGCCGACGCAAGCGCCAAAGGCGCGAAGCTGGTTTGCGGCGGACCGAGCGACAGAGGCGGCCGCTTCTATCGCCCGACCATCATGCGAGACGTGGACTCGTCCATGCTCGTGGCCAATGAGGAAACCTTCGGGCCGCTTGCGGGCGTGATCCGCTTTTCCAGCGAGCAGGATGTCATCGCGCAGGCCAACGCGACGCCCTTTGGCCTGGCGGCCTATTTCTTTGCCCGAGATCTGGGTCGCGTCTGGCGCGTGGCCGAAGCTCTGGAAACCGGCATCGTCGGCGTGAACACCGGCATCATCTCGACCGAACTCGCGCCGTTCGGTGGGGTCAAGCAATCCGGCCTGGGCCGGGAAGGATCCCGATATGGCATCGAGGACTATGTCGAGATGAAATATATCTGCATGGGGTTCTAG
- a CDS encoding aspartate aminotransferase family protein produces the protein MSPLHPANTSSLDSYWMPFTANRQFKAAPRLLSAAKGIYYTSIDEREILDGTSGLWCVNAGHGRAAIADAVSRQLQVMDYAPSFQMGHPIAFDFAARLAAMSPGGPEAGLDRIFFAGSGSEAVDSALKIAVAYQRAIGQGTRTRLIGRERGYHGVGFGGISVGGLVNNRRVFPQLPGTDHLRHTHDLARNAFSKGLPEHGAELADDLERLVGLHGAETIAAVIVEPVAGSTGVLPPPRGYLERLRDICTRHGILLIFDEVITGFGRLGSPFAVDHFGVVPDMVTTAKGLTNGCVPMGAVFASRKIHDALMQGPEAQIELFHGYTYSGHPVACAAGLATLDIYRQEGLLTRGADIAPKWRDAMHSLAGLPHVIDIRTIGLVAGIELASRDGAIGARAHDLFVDCFERGLLIRVTGDIIALSPPLIIEPDQIDQIVTTLADGLKRLA, from the coding sequence ATGTCGCCCCTTCATCCTGCCAATACGTCCAGCCTCGACAGTTACTGGATGCCTTTCACCGCCAATCGCCAGTTCAAGGCCGCGCCGCGTCTGCTTTCGGCCGCGAAGGGCATATATTATACGAGCATCGACGAACGCGAGATACTGGACGGCACGTCCGGCCTGTGGTGCGTCAATGCGGGCCATGGCCGGGCGGCGATCGCCGATGCGGTATCGCGCCAGCTTCAGGTCATGGATTATGCCCCGAGCTTCCAGATGGGGCATCCGATTGCCTTCGACTTCGCGGCGCGGCTGGCGGCGATGTCGCCGGGCGGGCCTGAAGCGGGCCTGGATCGCATTTTCTTTGCCGGCTCCGGATCGGAGGCCGTCGACAGCGCCCTGAAGATCGCTGTCGCCTATCAGCGCGCGATAGGCCAGGGTACCCGCACCCGCCTGATCGGCCGCGAGCGGGGCTATCATGGCGTCGGCTTCGGCGGGATTTCGGTCGGCGGGCTCGTCAACAACCGCCGCGTCTTCCCGCAACTGCCCGGAACCGATCATCTTCGTCACACCCATGATCTGGCCAGGAATGCGTTCAGCAAAGGCCTGCCTGAGCATGGCGCGGAACTGGCCGACGATCTCGAGCGGCTGGTCGGCCTGCATGGCGCCGAGACGATCGCGGCGGTGATCGTCGAGCCGGTCGCCGGATCGACCGGGGTGCTGCCGCCGCCCAGGGGCTATCTGGAGCGGCTGCGCGACATCTGTACACGGCACGGCATCCTCCTGATCTTCGACGAGGTCATCACGGGGTTCGGGCGATTGGGTTCCCCCTTTGCCGTCGACCATTTCGGGGTGGTGCCCGATATGGTGACCACGGCGAAGGGCCTCACCAATGGCTGCGTTCCGATGGGGGCGGTGTTCGCAAGCCGGAAGATCCACGATGCGCTGATGCAGGGGCCCGAAGCGCAGATCGAACTGTTCCACGGCTATACCTATTCGGGCCATCCGGTGGCCTGCGCCGCCGGGCTGGCGACGCTCGATATCTATCGGCAGGAGGGGCTGCTGACCCGTGGCGCCGATATCGCCCCTAAATGGCGCGATGCGATGCACAGCCTGGCCGGGCTGCCGCATGTCATCGATATCCGGACTATCGGCCTTGTCGCCGGGATCGAACTGGCATCGCGCGACGGGGCGATCGGCGCGCGGGCACATGATCTGTTCGTGGACTGTTTCGAGCGGGGCCTGCTGATCCGCGTGACCGGGGACATCATCGCGCTTTCGCCGCCTCTGATCATCGAGCCCGATCAGATCGATCAGATCGTCACCACGCTTGCCGATGGGCTGAAGCGGCTGGCCTGA
- a CDS encoding S9 family peptidase — protein sequence MTNDQPKPPVAAQRPHRYSRHGYTIDDPWSWLKDQKYPTVDDEDILGYLRAENAWFEAAMKPHEALVETLFAEMKARLKEDDASVPQKDGHWLYWWAFKPGGQYRLWYRRPVGGGADEVILDEPAEAEAEGHDYFRLQVLSVSPDGRLAAWSADRNGAERFELRIRDLTTGRDIETVSAITNGAVAWGADSRSLVYTEVNDNWRTFRARLHVLGTDPANDPTVYEEVDDIGFNVRVGKTQDERWIVVQTGDHQTTEIRLVPAADPAAPPMLVSRRQEKREYSVDSAHGALWILTNDEHVNFRIAKADPAVPGEWETVVAGSDSVYIRGITSFAKHLALTERVDGLDQVRLRGYDGTEHRIAFPEASYTAGLGSNPEYDPPAYRLHYASMVTPQTVFDYDPAARRLTTLKVQEIPSGYDPSLYATERLMVPARDGRMIPVSVLYRRGFPKDGSGKLFLYGYGAYGHAIPPGFSTVRLSLVDRGWAYAIAHIRGGDDLGYDWYLKGKAEHRWNTFRDFSDAARGLIAAGLTSAGSIAINGGSAGGELMGVVANTDPDLWGAVVADVPFVDVLNTMQDESLPLTPGEWPEWGNPITDKAAFELILSYSPYENVTAQAYPPMLITGGLNDPRVTYWEPAKWAARLRATKTDDNALLLKINMGAGHGGKSGRFESLREDAEAYAFVLTQMEK from the coding sequence ATGACCAACGACCAGCCGAAGCCGCCGGTCGCGGCGCAACGCCCGCACCGCTACAGCCGCCATGGCTACACGATCGACGATCCCTGGTCCTGGCTGAAGGACCAGAAATATCCCACCGTCGATGACGAGGATATCCTTGGCTATCTGCGCGCCGAGAACGCCTGGTTCGAGGCGGCGATGAAGCCGCACGAGGCGCTGGTCGAGACGCTGTTCGCCGAGATGAAGGCGCGCCTGAAGGAGGACGATGCCAGCGTCCCGCAGAAGGACGGCCACTGGCTCTACTGGTGGGCGTTCAAGCCCGGCGGCCAATATCGGCTATGGTATCGCAGGCCGGTCGGCGGCGGCGCTGACGAGGTCATCCTCGACGAACCGGCCGAGGCCGAGGCCGAGGGCCATGACTATTTCCGCCTGCAGGTGCTGAGCGTCAGCCCCGATGGCCGGCTGGCCGCCTGGTCGGCCGACCGCAACGGTGCCGAGCGGTTCGAACTGCGCATCCGCGATCTGACGACGGGCAGGGATATCGAGACGGTCAGCGCGATCACCAACGGTGCCGTCGCCTGGGGGGCGGATTCGAGGAGCCTGGTCTATACCGAGGTCAACGACAATTGGCGGACCTTCCGCGCCCGGCTCCATGTCCTCGGCACCGATCCGGCGAACGATCCGACCGTCTATGAGGAGGTGGACGACATCGGCTTCAACGTCCGGGTCGGCAAGACCCAGGACGAACGCTGGATCGTCGTCCAGACCGGCGATCACCAGACCACCGAAATCCGCCTCGTCCCCGCCGCCGATCCTGCCGCCCCGCCGATGCTGGTCAGCCGACGCCAGGAGAAGCGCGAATATTCGGTCGACAGCGCACATGGCGCGCTGTGGATCCTCACCAATGACGAGCATGTGAACTTCCGGATCGCGAAGGCCGATCCAGCGGTACCCGGGGAATGGGAAACCGTGGTTGCCGGTTCGGACAGCGTCTATATCCGGGGGATCACCAGCTTCGCGAAGCATCTGGCCCTCACCGAGCGGGTCGACGGGCTCGATCAGGTCCGCCTGCGCGGCTATGACGGAACCGAGCACCGCATCGCCTTTCCCGAGGCGAGCTACACCGCAGGGCTCGGCAGCAATCCCGAATATGACCCGCCGGCTTACCGACTGCATTATGCGTCGATGGTCACGCCGCAGACGGTGTTCGACTATGATCCGGCCGCACGTCGCCTGACGACGTTGAAGGTGCAGGAAATACCGTCGGGCTATGATCCCTCGCTCTACGCGACCGAGCGGCTGATGGTGCCCGCGCGCGACGGGAGGATGATCCCGGTGTCGGTGCTGTATCGCAGGGGCTTTCCGAAGGACGGATCGGGCAAGCTGTTCCTCTATGGCTATGGGGCCTATGGCCATGCGATCCCGCCGGGCTTTTCGACGGTGCGGCTGTCGCTGGTCGATCGCGGCTGGGCTTATGCGATCGCGCATATCCGGGGCGGCGACGACCTCGGTTACGACTGGTATCTGAAGGGCAAGGCCGAGCACCGCTGGAACACTTTCCGCGACTTCTCGGACGCGGCGCGCGGACTGATCGCGGCCGGCCTTACCAGCGCCGGCAGCATCGCCATCAACGGCGGCTCGGCCGGCGGCGAGCTGATGGGGGTGGTCGCCAACACCGATCCCGATCTGTGGGGCGCGGTGGTGGCCGATGTGCCGTTCGTTGACGTGCTGAACACGATGCAGGACGAAAGCCTGCCGCTGACGCCCGGCGAATGGCCCGAATGGGGCAACCCGATCACCGACAAGGCGGCGTTCGAGCTGATCCTGAGCTACAGCCCCTATGAGAATGTGACCGCGCAGGCCTATCCGCCGATGTTGATCACCGGCGGGCTCAACGATCCGCGCGTCACCTATTGGGAGCCCGCGAAATGGGCCGCCCGGCTGCGCGCCACCAAGACCGACGACAATGCGCTGCTGCTCAAGATCAACATGGGGGCGGGCCATGGCGGCAAATCGGGCCGCTTCGAATCGCTGCGCGAGGATGCCGAGGCCTATGCCTTCGTGCTGACCCAGATGGAAAAATAA
- a CDS encoding recombinase family protein — translation MTDAALRVEDTPPVMAMARAALYLRVSTGRQAESDLSIPDQRRQIEGYCLSRGWEVAAEFVEPGNTATDDRRPAFQAMIDAAMQKPSPFNVILVHSFSRFFRDQFQFEFYVRKLAKNGVRLISITQDLGDDPMSVMMRQIMTLFDEYQSKENGKHTLRSMKENARQGFWNGARPPIGYRIIEAGHRGAKVKKKLEIDPIQAETVRRIYRMALNGVDDNGPMGLKAIATWLNDNNIRTRDGGRWGLGAVHQVLTRTTYIGQHKFNYRDYRTKAPKPESEHAIMEVPAIVSEAEFEAVQRSLKARSPKMMPPMAVGGPTLLTGICFCACCGGAMTLRTGTSSVGREYRYYTCSTKARQGAKGCPGITVPMDRLNEAVVGHLEWRLLDPKRLEEMMDQILERRDEWVEQRRLHVADLERRATEAEAKLKRLYDAIENGVIDVSDLSLKDRIAELTATRDQARGDAERAVTHIEKIGPAITPESLRAFAMAARRKLRQGDGSFARDHVRAVAQRVEVVSKTEVRIRGLRSELLRTLTAASGVEAAVLGVRGFELKWRARNDSNVRPSDS, via the coding sequence ATGACAGACGCAGCCCTTCGCGTCGAGGACACCCCGCCGGTCATGGCGATGGCCCGCGCCGCGCTCTATCTGCGCGTCTCCACCGGCCGCCAGGCCGAGAGCGACCTGTCGATCCCCGACCAGCGCCGGCAGATCGAAGGCTATTGCCTGTCGCGCGGCTGGGAGGTCGCGGCCGAGTTCGTCGAGCCCGGCAATACCGCGACGGATGACCGACGCCCCGCTTTCCAGGCGATGATCGACGCGGCGATGCAGAAGCCGTCGCCGTTCAACGTAATCCTCGTCCACAGCTTCTCGCGCTTCTTCCGCGACCAGTTCCAGTTCGAGTTCTACGTCCGCAAGCTGGCGAAAAACGGCGTGCGGCTGATCTCGATCACGCAGGATTTAGGCGACGACCCGATGAGCGTGATGATGCGCCAGATCATGACCCTGTTCGACGAATATCAGTCGAAGGAGAATGGCAAGCATACGCTGCGGTCCATGAAAGAGAACGCGCGCCAGGGCTTCTGGAACGGAGCGCGTCCGCCGATCGGCTATCGGATCATCGAGGCCGGGCACCGCGGAGCGAAGGTCAAGAAGAAGCTGGAGATCGACCCGATCCAGGCCGAGACGGTGCGACGCATCTACCGGATGGCCCTGAACGGCGTCGATGACAATGGACCGATGGGCCTCAAGGCCATCGCGACCTGGCTCAACGACAACAATATCCGCACCCGCGACGGCGGTCGTTGGGGCCTTGGGGCCGTGCATCAGGTGCTCACCCGCACGACCTATATCGGACAGCACAAGTTCAACTACCGCGACTATCGCACCAAGGCGCCCAAGCCCGAGAGCGAGCACGCCATCATGGAAGTGCCCGCCATCGTCTCGGAAGCGGAGTTCGAGGCCGTGCAGCGGTCGCTTAAGGCTCGCAGCCCGAAGATGATGCCGCCGATGGCCGTGGGCGGCCCAACGCTGCTCACGGGCATCTGCTTCTGCGCGTGCTGTGGCGGGGCCATGACGCTGCGCACCGGCACCAGCAGCGTCGGCCGCGAATATCGCTATTACACCTGCTCCACGAAGGCGCGGCAGGGCGCGAAGGGTTGCCCCGGCATAACGGTTCCGATGGATCGGCTGAACGAAGCCGTGGTCGGGCATCTGGAATGGCGGCTGCTCGATCCGAAGCGGCTTGAGGAGATGATGGATCAGATCCTCGAACGCCGCGACGAATGGGTGGAGCAGCGACGGCTCCATGTTGCCGATCTGGAGCGCCGCGCGACCGAGGCCGAAGCGAAGCTCAAGCGGCTTTATGACGCGATCGAGAATGGCGTGATCGATGTGAGCGATCTGTCGCTCAAAGATCGAATCGCGGAGCTGACGGCCACGCGCGACCAGGCCAGGGGCGACGCCGAGCGGGCGGTGACGCATATCGAGAAGATCGGCCCGGCCATCACGCCCGAAAGCCTGCGGGCCTTTGCAATGGCGGCGCGCAGGAAGCTGCGCCAGGGCGACGGCTCATTCGCCCGCGATCATGTCCGGGCCGTCGCCCAGCGGGTCGAAGTGGTCAGCAAGACGGAGGTTCGCATTCGCGGCCTACGCAGCGAACTGCTTCGCACCCTCACCGCCGCCTCTGGCGTAGAGGCGGCGGTGCTAGGCGTTCGTGGTTTTGAACTGAAATGGCGCGCCCGGAACGATTCGAACGTCCGACCCTCAGATTCGTAG
- a CDS encoding type II toxin-antitoxin system YhaV family toxin: protein MMVVNGWLLIAHPLFLDQFEKLGAAVARLREKDPRGWRKSANAKLLEALRQLVFETIPQDPTRPDYRQGGTLGDDRKHWFRAKFGGGRFRLFFRYSTSAKVIVFAWVNDENTLRTYGSKSDAYAVFRKMLDKGNPPDNWAALLAAASESETRERLAAASPEPP, encoded by the coding sequence ATGATGGTCGTCAACGGGTGGCTGCTTATTGCCCACCCTTTGTTTCTCGATCAGTTCGAGAAGCTGGGGGCGGCCGTTGCGCGTCTGCGGGAGAAAGACCCGCGTGGCTGGCGCAAGTCGGCCAATGCGAAGCTGCTGGAAGCGCTGCGTCAGCTCGTATTCGAGACAATTCCCCAAGACCCCACGCGCCCGGACTATCGGCAGGGCGGCACGTTGGGCGACGACCGCAAGCACTGGTTCCGGGCGAAGTTCGGCGGCGGCCGGTTCCGGCTGTTCTTCCGCTACAGCACCAGCGCCAAGGTTATCGTGTTCGCCTGGGTGAACGACGAGAACACGCTGCGCACCTATGGGTCGAAGTCGGACGCCTATGCGGTGTTCCGCAAGATGCTCGACAAGGGCAATCCGCCCGACAATTGGGCGGCGTTGTTGGCGGCTGCGAGCGAGTCGGAAACACGGGAGCGCTTGGCGGCGGCCTCGCCAGAGCCGCCATGA
- a CDS encoding type II toxin-antitoxin system PrlF family antitoxin: MPALLEEISTITAKGQTTIPKSVRQALGVDYGGKIAFRVDEHGVSVHRADAEHDDPAIDSFLTFLAEDIKRRPEALTGLSPALAKRIAALTEGVKVDLDAPIDGDVDL, from the coding sequence ATGCCCGCGTTGCTCGAAGAAATCAGCACCATCACCGCCAAGGGTCAGACCACCATTCCGAAGTCGGTCCGCCAGGCACTCGGCGTCGATTACGGCGGCAAAATCGCCTTTCGCGTCGATGAGCATGGGGTGTCGGTGCATCGCGCCGATGCCGAGCATGACGATCCGGCGATCGATAGCTTTCTGACGTTTCTGGCCGAGGACATCAAACGCCGGCCCGAGGCGCTGACCGGGCTGTCACCCGCGCTCGCCAAGCGTATCGCGGCGCTGACCGAGGGCGTTAAGGTCGATCTCGATGCGCCGATCGACGGCGATGTCGATCTCTGA
- the qatA gene encoding Qat anti-phage system ATPase QatA, whose product MILTDNETKVDLLNNEAIAKTIIELLREKPERAVTIGVHGDWGAGKSSILEMIENGLSSDEDVLCIKFNGWRFQGFEDAKIALIEGIVTGLVEKRPLLTQAGVAVKDIFRRIDWLKIARHGGGLAFTAFTGIPTADQIGAVVGTLKGIFSDPSKLATQENYDKAIDGVQGLLKPGESKNVPEEIEAFRKAFDDLLKQAGVKQLIVLIDDLDRCLPDTAIETLEAVRLFVFTARTAFIVAADEAMIEYSVRKHFPELPDTTGPRDYARNYLEKLIQIPFRIPALGETETRIYVTLLLIGAELGEDDPAYSALIIVARELLKRPWQTAGLDAQTVKTALGDKAGLIQNALTLSDQIGPILASGTQGNPRQIKRFLNTLLLRHQTALARGFGEEVKLPVLAKLMLAERFLSRLFDQIASAAARDPDGRCVDLVALEAAASEEKPAAKTKRTGPKISSVDDAKPTAVPDSKDSAILTEWKAADAIRAWARLSPALAEVDLRPYLFVTKDRKDYFGAASVLGRLAAVVEKLLGPKLAVQAFEGELKQLVPAEAAQVFEELRGRVMGGDAFDTAPPGIDGLAVLVRAHPTLQANLLDLLEALPADRCGPWPASGWEGIIKDSDAVARFEKLLQGWSTSQSSFLKTTASAALRTRKGGR is encoded by the coding sequence ATGATTCTCACTGACAATGAGACAAAGGTCGATCTCCTCAACAACGAGGCGATCGCCAAGACCATCATCGAGCTGCTGCGCGAAAAGCCTGAACGCGCCGTAACGATCGGGGTTCATGGTGATTGGGGTGCGGGAAAGTCCAGCATCCTGGAGATGATCGAGAACGGCCTCAGTTCTGATGAGGACGTGCTCTGCATCAAGTTCAACGGCTGGCGCTTCCAAGGATTCGAAGACGCCAAGATCGCGCTGATCGAGGGCATCGTCACCGGGCTTGTCGAAAAACGTCCATTGCTCACCCAGGCCGGCGTGGCCGTGAAAGACATCTTTCGGCGAATCGATTGGCTCAAGATCGCGCGGCATGGGGGCGGTCTCGCTTTCACCGCGTTCACCGGCATCCCCACAGCCGATCAGATCGGCGCGGTTGTCGGCACCTTAAAGGGCATCTTCTCCGATCCCTCGAAACTCGCCACGCAGGAGAATTATGACAAGGCCATCGACGGTGTGCAGGGGCTCCTGAAACCGGGAGAGTCGAAGAATGTCCCCGAAGAGATCGAGGCGTTTCGGAAAGCCTTTGACGACCTGCTCAAGCAGGCGGGCGTCAAGCAACTGATCGTCCTCATCGACGATCTCGACCGCTGCCTGCCGGACACGGCGATTGAAACCCTCGAAGCCGTCCGCCTGTTCGTATTCACCGCCCGCACCGCGTTCATCGTCGCGGCCGACGAGGCGATGATCGAATATTCTGTGCGCAAGCATTTCCCCGAGCTGCCGGACACGACTGGCCCCCGCGACTATGCGCGCAACTATCTCGAAAAGCTGATCCAGATACCGTTTCGGATTCCGGCTTTGGGCGAGACCGAAACCCGCATTTACGTCACCCTGTTGCTCATCGGCGCCGAGCTTGGCGAGGACGATCCCGCTTACTCGGCGCTCATCATCGTCGCGCGTGAATTGCTCAAACGCCCTTGGCAAACGGCCGGGCTCGACGCGCAGACGGTTAAGACCGCCTTGGGCGACAAAGCCGGTCTGATCCAGAATGCGCTCACCTTGAGCGATCAGATCGGTCCGATCCTGGCTAGCGGCACTCAGGGCAATCCGCGGCAGATCAAGCGCTTCCTGAACACCTTGCTGCTCCGCCATCAAACTGCGCTCGCTCGCGGCTTTGGAGAAGAGGTGAAGCTGCCCGTCCTTGCGAAACTTATGCTAGCCGAACGGTTCCTCTCCAGATTGTTCGACCAGATCGCCAGCGCCGCCGCCCGCGATCCGGACGGCCGTTGCGTAGATTTGGTAGCGCTCGAAGCCGCCGCGTCGGAGGAGAAGCCAGCCGCCAAGACAAAGCGGACCGGGCCGAAGATCAGTTCAGTGGATGACGCCAAGCCGACCGCCGTGCCGGATTCCAAGGACAGTGCCATCCTGACGGAATGGAAAGCGGCCGACGCGATACGGGCCTGGGCGCGGCTGTCACCGGCCTTGGCCGAAGTCGATCTGCGCCCCTATCTGTTCGTGACCAAGGATCGGAAGGACTACTTCGGCGCGGCCTCTGTCCTCGGGCGTCTGGCGGCGGTGGTCGAAAAGCTGCTTGGCCCGAAACTTGCGGTCCAGGCGTTCGAAGGTGAACTCAAGCAGCTCGTTCCGGCCGAGGCCGCGCAGGTCTTCGAGGAACTGCGCGGTCGCGTCATGGGCGGAGACGCTTTCGATACGGCGCCTCCCGGCATCGACGGGCTCGCCGTGCTGGTTCGCGCGCACCCGACACTGCAAGCCAATCTTCTCGACCTGCTCGAAGCCTTGCCGGCCGACCGGTGCGGGCCGTGGCCCGCATCCGGCTGGGAGGGCATCATCAAGGATTCCGACGCCGTAGCTCGATTCGAAAAGCTCCTCCAAGGGTGGTCGACGTCCCAGTCGTCGTTCCTGAAGACGACAGCGAGCGCCGCGCTGCGCACGCGGAAAGGTGGGCGCTGA
- the qatB gene encoding Qat anti-phage system associated protein QatB: MGSSRGSGAGLVRFLNDASANGVREALRTLNLESLAGRPIEEVFAGLADYICPEGGSIDEGIARDAFVETIADLAGAGIADIDALTPGQIQTVFELYATHAIEARICNDIGTKVVTLPADPRAAERVQAQLRDFIQRGVSDAINAAGVNIQSLTPDAVMGFVTNVYQSAFDVLQTMGDGEAAK, translated from the coding sequence ATGGGCTCATCGCGGGGCTCGGGCGCCGGGCTCGTCCGTTTCCTCAACGACGCCAGCGCCAATGGCGTTCGCGAAGCGCTGCGAACGCTCAACCTCGAAAGCCTCGCCGGGCGGCCGATCGAGGAGGTGTTCGCGGGACTCGCCGATTACATCTGCCCCGAGGGCGGGTCGATCGACGAGGGCATCGCGCGAGACGCTTTTGTCGAGACGATCGCCGATCTCGCCGGTGCGGGCATCGCCGACATCGACGCGCTGACGCCCGGCCAAATCCAGACCGTCTTCGAACTATACGCGACCCACGCGATCGAGGCGCGCATCTGCAACGACATCGGCACCAAGGTCGTCACCTTGCCGGCCGACCCACGCGCGGCCGAGAGGGTTCAAGCGCAACTGCGTGATTTCATCCAGCGCGGAGTCAGCGACGCCATCAACGCCGCGGGCGTCAACATCCAGTCGCTGACCCCTGATGCGGTGATGGGCTTCGTGACCAACGTCTATCAATCCGCTTTCGACGTGTTGCAGACGATGGGCGATGGGGAGGCAGCAAAATGA